In the Leptospira limi genome, one interval contains:
- a CDS encoding pirin family protein yields MKHKSILYAQKLDFQWPTSDPFLFCVHHEDFYPNGNGKFGPNASLQGRQIGQDFVGKDGWRMYHGETIPGFPGHPHRGFETVTVVQRGLVDHADSQGAAGRYGDGDVQWMTAGAGIQHSEMFPLINESEENTLELFQIWLNLPAKHKFVDPHFKMFWNEDIPIKILSDSNHKKVKIKTVAGSLFGDKALDPPPNSWAADNANEVGIYILDLDPEVQFVIPATSKENNRNVYYFRGEGLVVDGTQVPGKHMYNLKADETIEIRNGSEAGRILILEGKPIAEPVVQYGPFVMNKQEEIQQAFDDYRRTQFGGWPWDSYDPVHVGKGRFAKHANGKEETPTNSN; encoded by the coding sequence ATGAAACACAAATCCATACTATATGCTCAAAAACTAGACTTCCAATGGCCAACTTCTGACCCATTTTTGTTCTGCGTACACCACGAAGATTTTTATCCCAACGGCAATGGAAAATTTGGTCCCAATGCATCCTTACAAGGACGCCAGATTGGACAAGATTTTGTTGGAAAGGACGGTTGGAGGATGTATCATGGAGAGACCATTCCTGGTTTTCCTGGTCACCCACATAGAGGATTTGAAACTGTAACAGTTGTTCAGCGTGGTTTGGTTGACCACGCAGATTCACAGGGAGCTGCTGGCCGATATGGTGATGGTGATGTGCAGTGGATGACGGCAGGAGCGGGGATCCAACATTCTGAGATGTTTCCACTCATCAATGAATCAGAAGAAAACACCCTTGAACTTTTCCAAATCTGGCTCAATTTACCCGCTAAACATAAGTTTGTTGACCCACATTTCAAAATGTTTTGGAACGAAGATATACCTATAAAAATTTTATCTGATTCAAATCATAAAAAGGTCAAAATCAAAACGGTTGCAGGTTCTTTGTTTGGTGACAAAGCATTAGACCCACCGCCCAATTCATGGGCAGCAGATAATGCAAACGAAGTGGGAATTTACATTTTGGATCTGGACCCAGAAGTTCAATTTGTGATACCAGCAACTTCAAAAGAAAACAACCGTAACGTATATTATTTCCGTGGTGAAGGACTCGTTGTCGATGGAACCCAAGTACCTGGAAAACATATGTACAACTTAAAAGCAGACGAGACGATTGAAATTAGAAATGGTTCGGAAGCTGGAAGGATTCTGATCTTGGAAGGAAAACCAATTGCAGAACCCGTTGTCCAATATGGACCATTTGTAATGAACAAACAAGAGGAAATCCAACAAGCGTTTGATGATTACCGCAGGACTCAGTTTGGTGGTTGGCCTTGGGACTCATATGATCCCGTGCATGTTGGCAAAGGCAGGTTTGCCAAACACGCAAACGGGAAAGAAGAAACACCCACAAATTCAAATTAA
- the ilvD gene encoding dihydroxy-acid dehydratase codes for MSLNRYSRVLTQDESLPASQAMIIGSGVPYEDLNKPFIGIGSTGFDGNPCNMHLTTLAALQKKSVIDTKQMVGLLFNTIGVSDGITNGNDGMRFSLPSREIIADSIETISGAHFYDGIIFTAGCDKNMPGAIMAMARLNRPAIMVYGGTINGGHFKGEKLNIVSAFEAYGKKINGKISEEDFKEVIKNSCPGPGACGGMYTANTMATAIEVMGLSLPYSSSSPARSEEKKKECQEIGKYMYNLLEKDIKPSDIITPKSILNALRVITILGGSTNAALHMIAIARTMGINLDLDQIQKVTDTTPLLADMKPSGKYLMEDLFAIGGTPAIMKFMLKEGMLDGSCMTVTGKTIAENLESLPDLPNDQDLLRPVSNPIKKEGHIQVLYGNIAKKGAVAKITGHEGEMFEGKAICFDSEVEANEGIRDGKVKPGHVVVIRYVGPKGGPGMPEMLKPTSAIIGAGLGDNVALITDGRFSGGSHGFVVGHITPEAMEGGEIALVEDGDVISIDARTNKLDVKVSAEELEKRRAKWKKPPYRVTSGYLWKYIQMVKDASTGCLTDR; via the coding sequence ATGAGTTTGAATCGATACAGCCGCGTTTTAACCCAAGATGAATCTCTCCCAGCATCCCAAGCCATGATCATTGGTTCAGGAGTTCCCTACGAAGATTTAAACAAACCTTTTATAGGCATAGGTAGTACAGGTTTTGATGGGAATCCTTGTAACATGCATTTGACAACACTTGCTGCCTTACAAAAAAAAAGTGTCATCGATACAAAACAAATGGTTGGTCTACTCTTCAATACAATTGGTGTGAGTGACGGAATTACCAATGGAAATGATGGGATGCGTTTTTCCCTTCCTTCAAGAGAAATCATTGCTGATTCTATCGAAACAATTTCTGGAGCTCATTTTTATGATGGGATCATATTCACTGCTGGTTGTGATAAAAATATGCCAGGTGCTATCATGGCGATGGCTCGTCTCAACCGTCCTGCCATTATGGTGTACGGTGGAACCATCAATGGTGGTCACTTTAAAGGTGAGAAATTAAATATTGTATCGGCTTTTGAAGCTTACGGTAAAAAAATTAACGGGAAAATTTCCGAAGAAGATTTTAAAGAAGTCATCAAAAATTCATGCCCAGGCCCTGGAGCTTGTGGAGGGATGTACACAGCTAACACTATGGCAACTGCCATTGAAGTGATGGGATTGAGTTTACCATACAGTTCGTCTTCTCCTGCACGAAGTGAAGAAAAAAAGAAAGAATGCCAAGAGATTGGAAAGTATATGTACAATCTTTTAGAAAAAGACATCAAACCTTCCGATATCATCACTCCAAAATCAATACTCAATGCTTTACGTGTCATCACCATCCTTGGTGGTTCTACAAATGCAGCTCTCCATATGATCGCCATTGCACGTACGATGGGAATCAATTTGGACCTCGACCAAATCCAAAAGGTAACGGATACAACACCACTTCTTGCTGACATGAAACCAAGTGGAAAGTATTTGATGGAAGATCTGTTTGCGATTGGTGGGACTCCTGCCATCATGAAATTTATGCTGAAAGAAGGAATGTTAGATGGTTCTTGTATGACAGTTACAGGAAAAACCATTGCAGAAAATTTGGAATCACTTCCAGACCTTCCAAATGACCAAGACTTACTCCGACCAGTGAGTAACCCCATTAAAAAAGAAGGCCACATACAAGTGTTATATGGTAACATCGCCAAAAAAGGTGCAGTTGCAAAAATCACTGGTCATGAAGGGGAAATGTTTGAAGGGAAAGCCATCTGTTTTGATTCCGAAGTGGAGGCAAACGAAGGTATCCGAGATGGGAAAGTGAAACCTGGCCATGTGGTTGTGATTCGTTATGTGGGTCCTAAAGGTGGACCAGGGATGCCTGAGATGTTAAAACCAACCTCTGCCATCATTGGAGCAGGCCTTGGTGATAATGTAGCCCTCATCACTGATGGAAGGTTTTCTGGAGGAAGCCATGGATTTGTGGTAGGTCATATTACTCCCGAAGCGATGGAAGGGGGAGAAATTGCATTGGTGGAAGACGGTGATGTTATCTCCATTGATGCACGTACGAACAAATTAGATGTAAAAGTGAGTGCGGAAGAACTAGAAAAACGCCGTGCCAAATGGAAAAAACCACCTTACAGGGTGACTAGTGGTTATCTGTGGAAGTACATCCAGATGGTGAAGGATGCAAGTACTGGTTGTTTGACGGACCGGTAA